In the Hordeum vulgare subsp. vulgare chromosome 7H, MorexV3_pseudomolecules_assembly, whole genome shotgun sequence genome, one interval contains:
- the LOC123410999 gene encoding putative cysteine proteinase inhibitor 7: MRTTLFLAAIVIIVHVVATPTTAIPGGWVNIKNIADPHIQELGKWAVLEHTQLGGNDGLRFVKVVSAEEQIVNGVNYQLVIDALRLDGSHRTYKAVLFEKDSSNAKTRKFISFTPAN, translated from the coding sequence ATGAGAACCACCCTCTTCCTTGcagccattgtcatcatcgtccatGTCGTTGCTACCCCAACCACAGCAATCCCCGGGGGCTGGGTTAATATCAAGAACATTGCTGACCCGCACATCCAGGAGCTTGGCAAGTGGGCAGTATTGGAGCACACCCAATTGGGGGGCAATGATGGGCTCAGGTTTGTGAAGGTGGTGAGCGCTGAGGAGCAGATTGTGAATGGTGTAAACTATCAGCTCGTCATTGACGCCTTGAGACTCGATGGCTCACATAGGACATACAAGGCAGTGTTGTTCGAGAAGGATTCTAGTAACGCGAAGACACGAAAGTTCATATCTTTCACCCCGGCAAACTga